From Heliomicrobium modesticaldum Ice1, a single genomic window includes:
- a CDS encoding DUF47 domain-containing protein: MLLSLKPREDKFFTLLEQSARIVHRGSTVFQSLMKDYQLLSVKMAEITEVEHEGDDITANISDQLNATFITPIDREDIYTLSNRLDDILDNIHGTIERMHLYQTGEPSEDLVVLVNVLAESTCLLVTAFELMRHIRKEKEKIIETCARIKQCESDGDRIYRRGMAKLFDEINEPIELIKWKEIWERVEDAIDNCEHVAKIVKGVALKNA, translated from the coding sequence ATGCTGCTGTCATTGAAGCCCCGGGAAGACAAGTTCTTCACGCTCCTGGAACAAAGTGCCCGCATCGTTCATCGCGGGTCGACCGTCTTCCAATCGCTGATGAAGGATTATCAACTCCTTTCGGTCAAGATGGCCGAGATCACCGAGGTCGAACATGAGGGTGATGACATCACCGCCAACATCTCCGACCAGTTGAACGCCACCTTCATCACGCCTATCGATCGAGAAGACATCTACACCTTGAGCAACCGGCTGGATGACATCCTCGATAACATTCACGGAACCATTGAACGCATGCATCTCTATCAGACAGGCGAACCCTCCGAAGATCTGGTCGTGCTTGTCAACGTGCTGGCCGAGTCGACCTGCCTGCTCGTCACCGCCTTTGAATTGATGCGCCACATCCGCAAGGAAAAGGAGAAGATCATTGAAACCTGTGCTCGTATCAAGCAGTGTGAGAGCGACGGCGACCGCATCTACCGGCGCGGCATGGCGAAGCTTTTCGATGAGATCAATGAACCCATCGAATTGATCAAGTGGAAAGAGATCTGGGAACGGGTCGAAGACGCCATTGACAACTGCGAGCACGTCGCCAAGATCGTCAAAGGAGTCGCCCTCAAGAATGCCTAA